In Moorena sp. SIOASIH, the following proteins share a genomic window:
- a CDS encoding nucleoside deaminase has protein sequence MTQPKSRFMNEAIALSVISVRSGKGGPFGAVVVKDGEIIAKAHNQVTSTNDPTAHAEIVAIRDACKVLQTFQLTGCELYTSCEPCPMCLGAIYWARLDKVYYANTKADAAQIGFDDQFIYEELDLPISDRKLPIIQLMRDEALRAFQEWQDKTDKVEY, from the coding sequence ATGACACAGCCCAAAAGTCGGTTTATGAACGAGGCCATTGCTCTATCTGTGATCAGCGTTAGGTCTGGAAAGGGAGGTCCGTTTGGAGCAGTGGTTGTCAAGGATGGAGAGATTATTGCCAAAGCTCATAATCAAGTCACCTCCACGAATGATCCTACGGCACATGCTGAAATTGTAGCTATCCGTGATGCCTGCAAGGTCTTACAGACTTTTCAACTGACCGGTTGCGAACTCTATACTAGCTGTGAGCCATGCCCGATGTGCCTCGGGGCGATCTACTGGGCTAGGCTGGACAAGGTTTACTATGCCAATACTAAAGCTGATGCCGCTCAAATTGGATTTGATGACCAGTTCATTTACGAGGAATTGGACTTGCCGATAAGCGATCGCAAACTTCCAATAATTCAATTGATGCGAGATGAAGCCTTAAGAGCTTTCCAAGAATGGCAAGACAAAACCGATAAGGTAGAGTATTAA
- a CDS encoding SLC13 family permease: protein MKKSFYLGVSIFTLCWLLSFFPALLPENLPPTAVRMLGATLLMAIFWIAETIPIAATSIIPLGLFPFLGIISAEEVASAYASDVVLLLMAVFFIAKAVEKYNLHQRIAFQIISIVGTQPTRLILGFMLATAVLSMWISNTAITLMMLPIAISIIEETALANPNIDVGKTLGTSLMLGIAYAANIGGIGTPIGTPPNLIFLAQLKENFPDNTAITFYQWMMVGVPAVLIFIFLTWIYLTKITVKLDNNSLSSYYFNIPDKEVQKLGKMSQGEKSVAILFGLTVLLWIFMGDITIGSFTLTGWASYLGVANFVHDSSVAALIAVIMFILPVKTETGDKINLLDWETAVKIPWGILLLFGGGIAISKGFAASGLSQFLGDNLQIGLQGISTVLMVVCICVFMTFLTEVTSNTATTALIMPILATAAPIINVSPALLMWPAAISASFAFMLPVATPPNAIVYSQEYFPISTMVKVGLVLNIVGVILVSLLMNFVAIPMLG, encoded by the coding sequence ATGAAAAAAAGCTTTTACCTAGGAGTTAGTATTTTTACCTTATGCTGGCTCCTTTCATTTTTTCCAGCATTACTCCCTGAAAATTTACCACCAACTGCTGTGAGAATGCTAGGAGCAACGCTTCTCATGGCAATTTTTTGGATTGCTGAAACTATCCCGATTGCCGCCACCTCGATTATTCCCTTGGGTTTATTTCCATTTTTAGGAATTATTTCTGCTGAAGAGGTTGCTTCCGCCTATGCTTCTGATGTAGTATTGTTATTGATGGCAGTTTTTTTTATTGCTAAAGCGGTTGAAAAATATAACCTACATCAGCGGATTGCTTTCCAGATTATTAGCATTGTTGGTACCCAACCGACCAGGTTAATTTTGGGGTTTATGCTAGCAACAGCAGTATTGTCGATGTGGATATCGAATACAGCTATAACCTTGATGATGCTGCCAATCGCTATTTCTATTATCGAAGAAACGGCTCTTGCCAATCCCAATATTGATGTAGGTAAAACTCTGGGAACTTCCCTAATGCTGGGAATTGCCTACGCCGCTAATATTGGTGGAATTGGAACTCCGATCGGGACTCCACCTAACCTGATATTTCTGGCACAATTAAAAGAAAACTTTCCAGACAATACCGCCATTACATTTTATCAATGGATGATGGTGGGAGTGCCAGCTGTTTTGATATTTATCTTTTTAACTTGGATATATTTAACTAAAATTACAGTCAAGCTTGATAATAACAGTTTATCGTCATACTATTTTAATATTCCAGACAAAGAAGTCCAGAAACTGGGTAAAATGTCTCAGGGAGAAAAATCCGTTGCTATTTTATTTGGGTTAACAGTATTGTTGTGGATTTTTATGGGAGATATCACCATCGGTTCCTTTACATTAACTGGTTGGGCAAGCTATCTGGGGGTGGCTAACTTTGTTCATGATTCCAGTGTGGCTGCCCTAATTGCTGTGATCATGTTTATACTTCCTGTGAAAACAGAGACGGGGGATAAAATCAACCTCCTAGACTGGGAAACCGCTGTAAAAATTCCTTGGGGAATATTGCTGCTATTTGGTGGTGGAATTGCAATTTCTAAAGGGTTTGCTGCGTCAGGATTGTCTCAATTCCTAGGGGATAATTTACAAATCGGATTGCAGGGAATTTCAACGGTTTTAATGGTAGTTTGCATCTGTGTATTTATGACATTTTTAACAGAAGTGACCTCGAATACAGCAACCACAGCTCTGATCATGCCTATCTTAGCTACTGCTGCACCGATTATAAATGTCTCACCTGCTTTGTTGATGTGGCCCGCCGCAATTTCTGCTTCCTTCGCCTTTATGCTGCCAGTCGCAACTCCTCCCAATGCAATAGTTTACTCTCAGGAATATTTTCCAATTTCTACCATGGTTAAGGTAGGATTAGTTTTAAATATAGTAGGGGTGATTCTAGTAAGTTTGTTGATGAATTTTGTAGCTATCCCTATGTTGGGATGA
- a CDS encoding transposase, translating to MYRTIPIKGTFTDEENAFWLFQCEQANSLWNCATYYSKQKHYSWLEQQPEALTTYWRGDDLRYGWKTYKCAVKYAELCKSFKENPHYKAMAAQSAQQTLKTVAESIASYNQLVGLYYKGQVDRPKLIRYRQKGGLAAVTFPRQALTYKKGLFYPSISKESKPELITEITLEPPGFIDPDWVKEVTIRPYLGQLWIDWVIDNGKQPVEQNSNLDYSQAWSFDHGGDNWLTGVSTHGKSLIIDGKKLKSLNQGYARLVAKYKAGKPEFYWDANLDRVQRKRNNQMRDGINKAARFIINRCLSDRIGNLIIGWNERQKNSINMGRRGNQNFVVIPTKRLIERLKQLACEYGIKLTVTEEAYTSKASYLDDDSLPKHGEKPQGWTPSGKRVKRGMYKTSFGDLVNADCNGAANIARKVATQLGLDLTKVGRGSLTLPHRYDLFGSLSRSYRTRCGAARFQPAA from the coding sequence ATGTACAGAACAATTCCAATCAAAGGGACATTCACGGACGAAGAAAATGCTTTTTGGTTATTTCAGTGCGAACAGGCCAATAGTTTGTGGAATTGTGCCACCTATTACTCCAAGCAAAAACATTATAGTTGGTTGGAGCAGCAACCAGAAGCATTGACAACTTACTGGCGCGGAGACGATCTAAGGTACGGATGGAAAACGTACAAGTGCGCTGTGAAGTATGCTGAGCTATGTAAAAGCTTTAAAGAAAACCCTCATTACAAGGCTATGGCGGCTCAATCAGCGCAACAAACCCTCAAAACTGTAGCCGAGTCAATTGCTAGCTATAACCAATTAGTCGGCCTTTACTATAAAGGTCAGGTAGATAGACCAAAGCTGATCAGGTATCGCCAAAAAGGGGGTCTAGCTGCTGTTACCTTTCCTCGCCAGGCACTTACTTACAAAAAAGGTTTATTTTATCCGTCCATTAGCAAAGAAAGTAAGCCAGAATTAATTACTGAAATCACCTTAGAACCACCAGGATTCATAGATCCAGACTGGGTAAAAGAGGTAACCATTCGCCCATATCTAGGACAGCTCTGGATCGATTGGGTTATTGATAATGGAAAGCAACCAGTAGAACAAAATTCTAATTTGGATTATTCTCAAGCTTGGAGCTTTGATCATGGTGGAGATAATTGGCTGACCGGAGTTTCAACTCATGGGAAAAGCCTAATTATTGATGGCAAAAAGCTCAAATCTCTGAATCAGGGTTATGCCCGGTTGGTTGCTAAGTACAAAGCAGGGAAGCCTGAGTTTTATTGGGATGCGAACCTGGATAGGGTTCAAAGAAAACGCAATAACCAGATGCGTGATGGAATCAACAAGGCTGCCCGTTTTATTATCAATCGGTGTTTGAGTGATCGTATTGGAAATCTAATTATTGGGTGGAATGAACGACAAAAAAATTCAATAAATATGGGGCGACGGGGAAATCAAAACTTCGTCGTAATTCCCACTAAAAGACTGATTGAGCGATTAAAGCAACTAGCCTGCGAATATGGAATAAAACTAACAGTTACCGAAGAAGCGTACACCAGTAAAGCGTCTTACCTAGATGACGACAGCCTCCCAAAACATGGTGAAAAACCCCAAGGATGGACACCGTCAGGAAAACGGGTAAAGCGTGGAATGTACAAAACTTCTTTTGGTGACCTGGTAAATGCGGATTGCAATGGTGCCGCCAATATCGCCAGGAAAGTAGCCACACAGTTAGGTCTCGACCTTACCAAGGTGGGTAGAGGGAGCTTGACACTCCCACATCGATATGATCTTTTTGGATCTCTGTCTAGATCATATCGAACAAGATGTGGAGCGGCACGGTTTCAACCTGCCGCGTAA
- a CDS encoding cupin domain-containing protein, translating into MDNRCMIPVVMSPKDYQAYRISPQDKNRLAIVFDPDSANASITFCVEIFEPGGKTPLHYHQIGVEMFYILKGQGLASCDGKIVQLRTGDTLLVPPTGIHEIRNTGTERLYTLCWMVPNEDFAELVRSGTPVEFDQEDLRVLGRQDMLVAC; encoded by the coding sequence ATGGATAATCGTTGCATGATTCCCGTAGTTATGTCTCCCAAAGACTACCAAGCTTATCGTATTAGTCCCCAGGATAAAAATCGCTTAGCCATTGTCTTCGATCCAGACAGTGCTAATGCTTCAATAACATTTTGTGTAGAGATTTTTGAGCCAGGAGGAAAGACTCCGCTCCATTATCATCAAATTGGAGTAGAAATGTTCTATATCCTCAAGGGTCAAGGCTTAGCTAGCTGTGATGGCAAAATCGTTCAGCTGCGGACTGGAGATACTTTATTAGTTCCGCCTACAGGAATTCATGAAATTAGAAATACTGGCACTGAGCGCTTGTATACCCTGTGCTGGATGGTGCCTAATGAGGACTTTGCTGAACTAGTTCGCAGTGGTACACCTGTTGAATTCGATCAAGAGGATTTGAGAGTGCTTGGGCGTCAAGATATGTTGGTAGCTTGTTGA
- the lon gene encoding endopeptidase La translates to MDITASVFSRQEKQLETSLLLPLRNIVLLPGITLPIVAGRRRSVAVAESTMITEHKQLIVAAIRPEAQGRLEEDEKAEINSLEEIYPVATLAVVKKMSRLPIGPVQLIIEGLERVRIEQLIQTEPTYTVNYQLLPQVTTETAIAAGTEQQTLAALTSAIQSLWQEAAMLNSNFPEELLAVLLHSDDPAQLAYQTSILLQQDVHEMQAVLEEENLEMLLRQMLADLKQEVEVQRLRKEILGETKKEIEGQQREFFLRQQLKQIQEELGELDPDSQEIEELRARIKEGQLPETAQKQAKRELARLERIGNASAEGGVIRTYLDWLLEMPWNKTVQDNLDLQHAREVLDADHHGLTKIKERIIEHLATFKLKQMARTQQDLETRDAEQPQKPDQRYTIGTVICFAGPPGVGKTSLGRSIAHALGRPFERVSLGGLRDEAELRGHRRTYIGAMPGRIIQALYRAGVKNPVIMLDELDKVGMDYRGDPASVLLEILDPQQNHSFRDLYLDLDFDLSQIIFIGTANDLSRVPPPLIDRLEIIELSGYSEQEKIAIAQKYLLPRQIEKAGLPANAVELPTETLRQVIENYTREAGVRKLEQQLGTLCRKVAVQYANGKTEPMAIDPEQLEASLGPRRFLLEQIRKTTQPGVATGLAWTLQGGEVLFVEAVFLPQGKDLMLTGQLGEVMQESAQIARSYVWSHAASVGIDLSAFKDNGLHLHVPAGAIPKDGPSAGVTMVTAIASLLMNQSVRTDTAMTGEINLSGEVLPIGGVREKVLAAHRTGIKRVLLPQQNQKDLVDVPDDVRNQIEFILCDRIEQVLENALLHQQEVKSQQDSEDGHHKISKLFQMFSI, encoded by the coding sequence ATGGATATCACTGCTAGCGTATTTTCCAGGCAAGAGAAACAGCTGGAAACCAGCTTACTACTTCCCTTGCGCAATATTGTATTACTCCCAGGGATTACGCTACCAATCGTAGCAGGTAGGCGTCGTTCTGTGGCAGTCGCTGAGTCAACCATGATCACTGAGCACAAGCAGCTAATTGTGGCTGCGATTCGCCCAGAAGCCCAGGGGCGACTGGAGGAAGACGAAAAAGCTGAAATTAATAGCCTCGAGGAGATCTATCCGGTTGCTACCCTGGCTGTGGTCAAAAAAATGAGCAGGCTACCCATCGGACCAGTCCAACTGATCATTGAAGGTCTTGAGCGAGTCCGAATTGAGCAATTAATTCAGACCGAACCCACCTACACTGTTAACTATCAACTCCTGCCTCAAGTTACTACAGAAACAGCGATCGCAGCAGGAACAGAACAACAGACCCTAGCAGCCCTAACTAGTGCGATTCAATCCCTGTGGCAAGAGGCTGCAATGTTAAATTCCAACTTCCCTGAAGAACTTCTAGCAGTCTTATTGCATAGCGATGATCCAGCCCAGTTGGCTTACCAGACCTCCATCTTGTTACAGCAGGATGTTCACGAAATGCAGGCAGTGTTAGAGGAGGAAAACCTGGAGATGCTCTTGCGTCAAATGCTGGCGGATTTGAAGCAGGAGGTAGAAGTCCAGCGCCTGCGTAAAGAAATTCTGGGAGAGACCAAAAAGGAAATTGAGGGGCAGCAGCGGGAATTCTTCCTGCGCCAGCAACTGAAGCAAATTCAAGAGGAATTAGGTGAGCTCGATCCCGATAGTCAGGAAATTGAGGAATTGCGGGCTCGGATCAAGGAAGGCCAATTACCGGAAACTGCCCAAAAGCAAGCGAAACGAGAATTAGCTCGCTTAGAACGTATTGGGAATGCCTCGGCAGAAGGTGGGGTGATTCGCACTTACCTGGACTGGCTGTTGGAGATGCCTTGGAACAAGACGGTACAGGACAACCTGGATCTGCAACATGCTAGGGAAGTCCTTGATGCCGATCACCATGGCCTGACCAAAATTAAAGAACGTATTATCGAACACCTAGCTACCTTCAAGCTCAAACAAATGGCTCGGACTCAGCAGGATCTCGAAACAAGGGATGCTGAACAGCCACAGAAACCAGATCAGCGCTACACCATCGGTACAGTAATTTGTTTTGCTGGTCCTCCGGGGGTAGGTAAAACCAGTCTAGGTCGCTCGATTGCTCATGCTTTGGGTCGTCCCTTCGAGCGAGTCAGCCTGGGTGGGTTACGGGATGAGGCAGAGTTAAGGGGTCACCGTCGCACCTATATCGGTGCTATGCCAGGTCGGATCATACAGGCGCTATATCGAGCTGGGGTGAAGAACCCAGTGATTATGCTAGATGAGTTGGATAAGGTGGGTATGGACTATCGTGGTGACCCTGCCTCTGTATTACTAGAAATCCTTGATCCACAGCAAAACCATAGTTTCCGAGACCTATACTTGGATTTGGACTTCGATCTGTCCCAGATTATCTTCATTGGTACCGCTAATGACCTATCTCGTGTTCCCCCTCCACTAATAGATCGGCTGGAAATTATTGAATTATCCGGGTATTCCGAACAGGAGAAAATTGCGATCGCTCAGAAATACCTATTGCCTCGACAGATCGAAAAGGCAGGACTGCCAGCTAATGCTGTGGAACTACCCACAGAAACCCTACGCCAGGTGATTGAAAACTACACCCGTGAGGCAGGAGTACGTAAACTAGAGCAACAACTAGGGACTCTGTGCCGCAAAGTTGCTGTTCAGTATGCCAATGGTAAAACTGAGCCAATGGCAATCGATCCGGAACAGTTGGAAGCGTCACTCGGACCAAGGCGCTTTCTGCTCGAACAGATCCGCAAAACTACACAACCTGGAGTAGCGACAGGTCTGGCTTGGACTCTCCAAGGAGGAGAAGTCCTCTTTGTTGAGGCTGTCTTCTTACCCCAGGGTAAAGACTTGATGCTCACCGGTCAGCTTGGGGAAGTAATGCAGGAGTCGGCTCAGATTGCTCGCTCCTATGTCTGGTCTCATGCTGCATCTGTGGGAATTGACTTGAGTGCATTTAAAGATAATGGCTTACACCTCCATGTGCCAGCCGGTGCAATTCCCAAAGATGGACCCTCTGCAGGGGTAACTATGGTAACAGCGATCGCATCCCTGTTGATGAATCAATCGGTACGCACGGATACTGCCATGACGGGAGAAATTAACCTCAGTGGTGAAGTACTCCCCATTGGTGGAGTGCGAGAAAAGGTGTTAGCAGCGCACCGGACTGGCATCAAAAGAGTGCTGTTACCGCAACAGAATCAGAAAGACCTAGTTGACGTGCCCGACGATGTGCGTAACCAAATCGAGTTTATTTTATGCGATCGCATTGAACAAGTGTTGGAGAATGCCCTACTTCACCAACAGGAAGTCAAATCTCAGCAAGATTCAGAGGATGGTCATCACAAGATAAGTAAACTGTTTCAGATGTTTAGTATTTGA